From a region of the Nothobranchius furzeri strain GRZ-AD chromosome 12, NfurGRZ-RIMD1, whole genome shotgun sequence genome:
- the LOC107396444 gene encoding spectrin beta chain, non-erythrocytic 1 isoform X1 has product MELQSATSSLPGSISPLSPSSDYAGALSPSSGGPGPSHSASPGRGLSPSPSPMRRSSPDPGFSSQAAFNYNQLEGRFKQLQDEREAVQKKTFTKWVNSHLSRVSCRITDLYMDLRDGRMLIKLLEVLSGERLPKPTKGRMRIHCLENVDKALQFLKEQRVHLENMGSHDIVDGNHRLTLGLIWTIILRFQIQDISVETEDNKEKKSAKDALLLWCQMKTAGYPNVNIHNFTTSWRDGMAFNALIHKHRPDLIDFDKLKKSNAHYNLQNAFNLAEHHLGLTKLLDPEDISVDHPDEKSIITYVVTYYHYFSKMKALKVEGKRIGKVLDNAIETEKMIEKYESLASDLLEWIEQTIIILNNRKFANSLVGVQQQLQAFNTYRTVEKPPKFTEKGNLEVLLFTIQSKMRANNQKVYTPREGKLISDINKAWERLEKAEHERELALRTELIRQEKLEQLARRFDRKAAMRETWLSENQRLVSQDNFGFDLQAVEAATKKHEAIETDIAAYEERVQAVVAVAKELEAESYHDIKRITARKDNVIRLWEYLLELLKARRLRLEQNLGLQRVFQEMLYIMDWMDEMKMLLLSQDYGKHLLGVEDLLQKHALVEADIGIQADRVRNVNSNAQKFAADTDGYKPCDPQIIRDRVTHMEFCYQELTQLAAERRARLEESRRLWKFFWEMAEEEGWIREKEQILSSEDYGKDLTGAVRLLSQHKAFEDEMSGRAAHLQQTIRQGQELVADNHFGAEKIKERIQDIQEQWAALERLSAVRKARLQEACNQHQFQADADDIDTWMLDVLRIVSSVDVGHDEFSTQALVKKHKDVAEEIGSYRPVIDALHEQARTLPPEKAGSEEVQNRLAGIEERYKEVAELTRLRKQALQDALSLYKMLSEARACELWIDEKEQWLNSTEIPEKLEDLEVVQHRFESLEPEMNSQASRVAVVNQVARQLVHSGHPSEKEIKAQQDKLNTRWSQFRDLVDQKKENLNSALGVQNYHLECNETKSWIKEKTKVIESTQELGNDLAGVMALQRKLTGMERDLVAIEDKLSDLGKEAERLGSEHAEQSKAIKERLSEITGVWGEMKDSLKNREESLGEASKLQQFLRDLDDFQSWLSRTQTAIASEDMPNTLAEAEKLLAQHEGIKNEVRNYEEDYQKMRDMGEMVTQGQTDAQYMFLRQRLQALDTGWNELHKMWENRQNLLSQSHAYQLFLRDTKQAEAFLNNQEYVLAHTEMPTTLEAAEAAIKKQEDFMTTMDANEEKISGVVDTGRRLVTDGNVNAERIQEKVDSIDQRHKKNRHAANDLLTRLKDNRDLQKFLQDCQELSLWINEKMLTAQDMSYDEARNLHSKWLKHQAFMAELQSNKEWLDKINKEGQTLMSEKPDTEAMVKEKLSSLTTMWADLESTTQTKAKCLFDANKAELFTQSCADLDKWMAALDGQLQSDDYGKDLTSVNILLKKQQMLESQVEVRQKEVEELQKQSQALSQEGKGSEEVDGQRISVEKKFHALQAPLKNRRDNLMASREIHQFNRDVEDEILWVEERMALATSTDHGHNLQTVQLLIKKNQTLQKEIQGHQPRYDDIFERSQHILREGSPTAELIRQRLTDLQSLWDQMKKETEKRHARLSEAHEAQQYYFDAAEAEAWMSEQELYMMSEEKAKDEQSSVAMLKKHQILEQAVEDYADTVHQLSSTSRGLVAAEHPDSERIGMRQSQVDKLYAGLKDLAEERRGKLDERFRLFQLNREVDDLEQWIAEREVVAGSHELGQDYEHVTMLQERFREFARDTGNIGQERVDGVNRLADDLINSGHGDAATIAEWKDGLNEAWADLLELIDTRTQILAASYELHKFYHDAKEILNRILDKHKKLPEELGRDQNTVETLQRMHTTFEHDIQALGTQVRQLQEDAVRLQSAYAGDKADDIQKREGEVLEAWRNLLEAAEGRRVKLVDTGDKFRFFGMVRDLMLWMEDVTRLIEAQEKPRDVSSVELLMNNHQGIKAEIDARNDSFTSCIELGKALLARKHYASEEIKEKLLQLTDKRKEMIDKWEDRWEWLRLVLEVHQFSRDAGVAEAWLLGQEPYLSSREIGQNVDEVEKLIKRHEAFEKSAATWEERFSALERLTTMELLEVRRRQEEEEKKRQPDEAQAADAAAQRREGEPVSQNGLQSEQESPRDAVDGGDVVNGVSEPSPSGSPGASRKSKPSQAATLPAKTQQDAPTSQLEAFLHRKHEWEGHNKKASNRSWHNVYCVINNQEMGFYKDQKSASQGIPYHSEIPVSLKDAVCEVAVDYKKKRHVFKLKVTDGNEYLFQAKDDEEMNTWISTISAAVAGVEKSEVTPSSHSTPAPAARAQTLPASVATTTAAESSPGKREKDKEKRFSLFSKKK; this is encoded by the exons ATGAGCGCGAGGCCGTCCAGAAGAAGACCTTCACTAAGTGGGTCAACTCCCACCTGTCCCGGGTTTCCTGCAGAATCACAGACCTGTACATGGACCTGAGGGATGGACGCATGCTCATCAAGCTGCTGGAAGTTCTGTCTGGAGAGAGACTG CCCAAACCCACGAAGGGTCGGATGAGGATCCACTGTCTGGAGAATGTTGATAAAGCTCTACAGTTCCTGAAGGAGCAGAGGGTCCACCTGGAGAACATGGGTTCTCACGACATTGTGGATGGGAACCACCGACTGACTCTGGGCCTCATCTGGACCATCATCCTTCGCTTCCAG ATTCAGGACATCAGTGTGGAGACGGAGGACAACAAGGAGAAGAAGTCTGCTAAAGATGCTCTGCTGCTCTGGTGTCAGATGAAAACTGCTGG ATATCCAAACGTCAACATCCATAACTTCACCACCAGCTGGAGAGACGGGATGGCCTTCAACGCTCTGATCCACAAACACAG GCCCGACCTGATCGACTTTGATAAACTGAAGAAATCGAACGCTCACTACAACCTGCAGAATGCCTTCAACCTGGCTGAGCATCACCTCGGGCTCACCAAGCTGCTGGACCCCGAAG acatcAGCGTGGACCACCCTGATGAGAAATCCATCATCACCTACGTGGTCACCTACTACCACTACTTCTCCAAGATGAAGGCACTGAAGGTGGAGGGGAAGAGAATCGGCAAG GTTCTGGATAATGCCATTGAGACGGAGAAGATGATTGAGAAGTACGAGTCTCTGGCGTCCGACCTGCTGGAGTGGATCGAAcagaccatcatcatcctcaacaACAGGAAATTCGCCAACTCTCTGGTTGGAgtccagcagcagctgcaggccTTCAACACCTACCGGACCGTGGAGAAACCACCAAA GTTCACAGAGAAAGGAAACCTGGAGGTTCTTCTGTTCACCATCCAGAGTAAAATGAGAGCCAACAATCAGAAGGTTTACACTCCTCGAGAGGGGAAGCTCATCTCTGACATCAACAAG GCGTGGGAGCGTCTGGAGAAGGCGGAGCATGAGCGTGAGCTGGCGCTGAGGACAGAGCTGATTCGTCAGGAGAAACTAGAGCAGCTCGCCCGGCGATTCGACCGTAAAGCCGCCATGAGGGAGACGTGGCTGAGCGAGAACCAGAGACTGGTCTCACAG GATAACTTTGGATTTGACCTCCAAGCTGTTGAAGCCGCCACCAAGAAGCACGAAGCCATAGAAACGGACATCGCCGCCTACGAGGAGCGAGTCCAG GCCGTGGTTGCCGTGGCGAAGGAGCTGGAGGCGGAGAGTTACCATGACATCAAACGCATCACGGCCAGGAAGGACAACGTGATCCGTCTGTGGGAGTACCTGCTGGAGCTGCTGAAAGCCCGCAGActgaggctggagcagaacctgggcctgcagagagtcttcCAGGAGATGCTCTACATCATGGACTGGATGGACGAGATGAAG ATGCTGCTGCTCTCCCAGGATTATGGGAAACACCTGCTGGGGGTGGAGGACCTGCTGCAGAAACACGCTCTGGTGGAGGCTGACATCGGCATCCAGGCCGACCGGGTCCGAAACGTCAACAGCAACGCTCAGAAGTTCGCTGCAGACACCGACG gtTACAAACCCTGTGATCCTCAGATCATCAGGGACCGGGTCACTCACATGGAGTTCTGCTACCAGGAGCTGACTCAGCTGGCAGCTGAGCGGCGAGCTCGCCTCGAGGAGTCCCGACGCCTGTGGAAGTTCTTCTGGGAGATGGCCGAGGAG GAAGGGTGGATCAGGGAGAAGGAGCAGATCCTGTCCTCTGAGGATTACGGGAAGGATCTCACGGGTGCCGTCAGACTGCTGAGTCAGCACAAAGCCTTCGAAGATGAGATGAGCGGGCGAGCCGCCCACCTGCAGCAGACCATTAGACAGGGCCAGGAGCTGGTGGCCGACAACCACTTTGGAGCCGAGAAGATCAAAGAGCGGATCCAGGACATCCAG GAGCAGTGGGCGGCTCTGGAACGGCTCTCTGCTGTTCGGAAGGCTCGTCTGCAGGAAGCCTGCAACCAGCACCAGTTCCAG GCTGATGCTGACGACATCGACACATGGATGCTGGACGTTCTCCGGATCGTCTCCAGCGTCGACGTGGGCCACGATGAGTTCTCCACTCAGGCTCTGGTGAAGAAACACAAAGATGTGGCGGAGGAGATCGGCAGCTACCGACCCGTCATCGACGCGCTGCACGAGCAGGCCCGGACGCTGCCGCCGGAGAAGGCCGGCTCAGAGGAG GTCCAGAACCGGCTGGCGGGTATCGAGGAGCGATACAAGGAGGTGGCGGAGCTGACCCGGCTCAGGAAGCAGGCGCTGCAGGACGCCCTGTCGCTCTACAAGATGCTGAGTGAAGCTCGTGCCTGTGAGCTGTGGATCGATGAGAAGGAGCAGTGGCTCAACAGCACGGAGATCCCAGAGAAGCTGGAGGACCTGGAGGTCGTCCAGCACCG GTTTGAGAGTTTGGAGCCAGAGATGAACAGTCAGGCCTCTCGGGTCGCGGTGGTCAACCAGGTGGCCCGGCAGCTGGTCCACAGTGGACATCCCAGTGAGAAGGAGATCAAAGCCCAGCAGGACAAACTCAACACCAG ATGGAGTCAGTTCAGAGACCTGGTGGACCAGAAGAAGGAGAACCTTAACTCAGCTCTGGGAGTCCAGAACTACCACCTGGAGTGTAACGAGACCAAGTCCTGGATCAAGGAGAAAACTAAG GTGATCGAGTCGACCCAGGAGCTCGGGAACGACCTGGCCGGCGTCATGGCGCTGCAGAGAAAACTGACTGGGATGGAGCGGGACCTGGTGGCCATCGAGGACAAGCTGAGCGACCTGGGCAAGGAGGCGGAGCGGTTAGGTTCTGAACATGCAGAGCAGTCCAAGGCCATCAAAGAACGTCTGTCTGAGATCACGGGTGTCTGGGGCGAGATGAAG GACTCGTTGAAGAACCGTGAGGAGTCTCTGGGTGAGGCCAGCAAGCTGCAGCAGTTCCTACGAGACTTGGATGACTTCCAGTCCTGGCTTTCCCGGACCCAGACCGCCATCGCCTCTGAGGACATGCCCAACACGCTGGCCGAGGCTGAGAAGCTGCTGGCCCAGCACGAGGGCATCAAGAACGAGGTCCGCAACTACGAGGAGGACTACCAGAAGATGCGGGACATGGGTGAGATGGTGACGCAGGGTCAGACAGACGCTCAGTACATGTTCCTGAGACAGCGGCTGCAGGCGCTGGACACCGGCTGGAACGAGTTGCACAAGATGTGGGAGAACCGACAGAACCTGCTGTCCCAGTCCCATGCCTACCAGCTGTTTCTGAGGGACACCAAGCAGGCCGAGGCCTTCCTCAACAACCAG GAGTACGTCCTGGCTCATACTGAGATGCCCACCACTCTGGAGGCAGCTGAGGCCGCCATCAAGAAGCAGGAGGACTTTATGACCACTATGGATGCCAACGAGGAGAAGATCAGCGGGGTGGTCGATACTGGGCGTCGCCTGGTCACTGATGGCAATGTCAacgctgagcgaatccaggagaaggTGGACTCCATCGACCAGAG gcataAGAAGAACCGACACGCCGCCAATGACCTGCTGACCAGGCTGAAGGACAACAGAGACCTGCAGAAGTTCCTGCAGGACTGTCAGGAG CTGTCCCTGTGGATCAACGAGAAGATGCTGACGGCTCAAGACATGTCGTACGACGAGGCCAGGAACCTCCACAGCAAGTGGCTCAAACACCAGGCCTTCATGGCCGAGCTGCAGTCCAACAAGGAGTGGCTGGACAAGATCAATAAG GAAGGCCAGACGCTGATGTCAGAGAAACCTGACACGGAGGCCATGGTGAAGGAGAAGCTGTCGTCCTTGACGACCATGTGGGCTGACCTGGAGTCCACCACCCAGACCAAAGCCAAGTGTCTATTTGACGCCAACAAGGCAGAGCTGTTCACGCAGAGCTGCGCTGACCTGGATAAGTGGATGGCGGCTCTGGACGGACAGCTCCAGTCGGATGACTACGGCAAAGATCTCACCTCAGTCAACATCCTGCTGAAGAAGCAGCAG ATGCTggagagccaggtggaggtgcgtcagaaggaggtggaggagctgcagaaacAGTCCCAAGCCCTGAGCCAGGAGGGGAAAGGCTCGGAGGAGGTGGACGGTCAAAGGATCAGTGTGGAGAAGAAGTTCCACGCCCTCCAGGCACCTCTGAAGAACAGACGGGACAACCTGATGGCCTCGCGCGAGATCCACCAGTTCAACAGAGATGTGGAGGATGAGATT ctctgGGTGGAGGAGAGGATGGCTCTGGCTACCTCCACAGACCATGGACACAACCTGCAGACTGTTCAGCTGCTCATCAAGAAGAACCAG ACATTGCAGAAGGAGATCCAGGGTCACCAGCCTCGATATGACGACATCTTTGAGCGCAGCCAGCACATCCTGAGGGAGGGCAGCCCCACAGCTGAGCTGATCCGCCAACGGCTCACCGACCTCCAGTCGCTTTGGGACCAAATGAAGAAGGAGACGGAGAAGCGACATGCCCGCCTCAGCGAGGCCCACGAGGCCCAACAGTACTACTTTGATGCCGCTGAGGCAGAGGCATGGATGAGCGAACAAGagctctacatgatgtcagaggagAAGGCCAAG gaCGAGCAGAGTTCAGTGGCCATGCTGAAGAAGCATCAGATCCTAGAGCAGGCAGTGGAGGACTATGCCGACACCGTCCACCAGTTGTCCAGCACCAGCCGTGGCCTGGTGGCCGCCGAACACCCCGACAG CGAACGCATCGGGATGCGCCAGTCTCAGGTGGACAAGCTGTACGCAGGCCTGAAAGATCTGGCCGAAGAGCGTCGAGGAAAACTGGATGAGCGTTTCCGGCTTTTCCAGCTCAATCGGGAAGTGGATGACTTGGAGCAGTGGATCGCTGAAAGGGAAGTGGTGGCTGGATCTCATGAGCTTGGACAGGACTACGAGCACGTCACC ATGCTGCAGGAGCGTTTCAGAGAATTTGCCCGTGACACAGGAAACATTGGCCAGGAGCGCGTGGACGGCGTTAACCGGCTGGCAGACGATTTGATCAACTCAGGCCACGGCGATGCCGCTACCATCGCTGAGTGGAAGGACGGCCTGAACGAGGCCTGGGCTGACCTGCTGGAGCTCATTGACACCCGCACGCAGATCCTTGCTGCCTCCTATGAGCTGCACAAGTTCTACCACGATGCCAAGGAGATCCTCAACCGGATCCTGGACAAACACAAGAAGCTTCCAGAGGAGCTGGGCCGAGACCAGAACACGGTGGAGACCCTGCAGAGGATGCACACCACCTTCGAACACGACATCCAGGCTCTGGGAACGCAG GTCCGACAGCTTCAGGAAGACGCCGTCCGTCTGCAGTCGGCCTATGCCGGAGACAAAGCTGATGACATTCAGAAGAGAGAAGGAGAG GTTCTGGAGGCCTGGAGGAACCTGCTGGAGGCGGCGGAGGGCCGGCGGGTGAAGCTGGTGGACACCGGAGACAAGTTCCGCTTCTTCGGCATGGTGAGAGACCTGATGCTGTGGATGGAGGACGTGACCCGGCTCATCGAGGCCCAGGAGAAGCCGAG AGACGTGTCATCAGTGGAGCTGCTGATGAACAACCATCAGGGCATCAAGGCAGAGATCGATGCTCGAAACGACAGCTTCACTTCCTGCATCGAGCTGGGGAAAGCCCTGCTGGCCCGGAAACACTACGCTTCAGAGGAG ATTAAAGAAAAGTTGTTACAGTTGACGGACAAGAGGAAAGAGATGATTGACAAGTGGGAGGACAGATGGGAGTGGCTCCGCCTGG TCCTGGAGGTGCACCAGTTCTCTCGGGACGCAGGCGTGGCCGAGGCGTGGCTGCTGGGACAGGAGCCCTACCTGTCCAGCAGGGAGATCGGGCAGAACGTGGACGAGGTGGAGAAGCTCATCAAGCGCCATGAGGCCTTCGAGAAGTCGGCCGCCACCTGGGAGGAGCGCTTTTCAGCACTGGAGAGGCTGACCACG ATGGAACTGCTGGAGGTCCGCAGAaggcaggaggaagaggagaagaagAGACAACCAGATGAGGCTCAGGCTGCTGATGCTGCAGCTCAGAGAAG GGAGGGTGAACCGGTGTCCCAGAACGGGCTGCAGTCTGAGCAGGAGTCTCCCAGG GACGCAGTTGATGGGGGCGATGTGGTCAACGGGGTGTCAGAGCCCAGTCCCTCGGGGTCTCCTGGAGCATCTCGCAAGAGCAAACCCAGTCAGGCAGCAACTCTGCCAGCTAAAACCCAACAGGATGCACCGACGTCTCAGCTGGAGGCCTTTCTGCACCGCAAACATGAGTGGGAGGGCCACAACAAGAAGGCCTCAAACAG